A window of Thermococcus sp. LS1 genomic DNA:
ACAATTGGGTTATCATCATTTGAGATCGACGCAGTAAACATTAGCCACATAATCACAAAAGCTGAGAACATAACTAAGGATCGTTTTATCAACCTAAACCTCTTTGATTGCCATACTCGTGAAATTAAATAGCCCGTATATACACTACCTAGGACCTCTCCATAGTACCACAATCTCTCATTAATCCCCAAGAAAGTGGGTATAAATGGGGCGACTATACCAGTAACAATAAAGAATGCGGAAACTATCGCAAGTTTAATTACTTTGAAGTTATGTCTATTCCTACCAGTTAATATTGCTAGAATACCGATACTACCGGTTCCAAACAGTAGTAGCATACCTAGCCTAGCAAGTATAACATAAACAAAAGGAACTGTAAGATTTTGTACGTACTGTTGTACGCCCTCATCTCCCGCAACAAAGAACCACCGAATCCTCATAATAGCTCCTTCAAAATAAAAACCTGATACAAATGCCCACACAAATATAGCGATAACAAAGAACACCAGCGTCCAACAAAGATTTTCGCGAACCGACTCTTTATCTTTATTGATAACAAAGTCTAAAATTATCAAAAGTATTAGTTGAGTTAATGCAAATGCATAACTAATAGTATGAGTGAAAACGAGTCCCAGAATCAGTATCACTACTAAGAACTTACCTTTAAGATGCGCTATCAATTTTTCTTGCTGTATAAACAGATATAGGAGCAAAAGCGTGAGTCCTATGCCAACTGTATTAGGTACGATATTCTTTCCCGTCATACATAGGACAACATCAGAGACCGCCACAAACAGCATAGCCAAAAAAGCAATATTTTCCTTAAACAGTGACCTTGTCAGAAGGTATATTATAAAAAACTCTAGCAGTAAGGTTCCGGTCCCTGCTACCAGATATGAGGCCCACTTATACGTCATTCCAGATATTAGCATATAGGTGGCAATTAAAATATGAAAATTTGGTATCTTCACATAAGGACTTGGAATCTCATTAAAGGAGGGAATATGCCCTGTACGTATTATTGTTTCCGTTAATATCCAATGCCCCCAAGGATCCCTGCCTGTGACTGTTTGGTATAACAACTGCTGAGTAATGTTGAATGAGACAGATAAGAGAAATATCTCAGAGAAAAGTACGAGTTTACAAAATTTGGGCATGCTCTTTGGAGACATAAGTACTTGGATTAAGGTAATGATGCCCATGATAGAGAGAATAATGAAATATATTTCTGGGCGAACATAGGGTTTTGTTCTGTTCCAGGATATTAGCCAAGAGATAGAAAAGAGCAAAAAGTAAAATATAACAAGTAGAAGCACTTTATTTTTCATCCAGTCCCCTCCCATATAATTCTAATATTCTCTTTGCAACTCTTTCCCAAGTAAACTGCTCTGCGTATTTCCTTATCTTCTCTCCATTCTATTTCTTGTCGAGAGCTATTAAAATTTTTTCTGTTGCACTTTAGATTGGTAATTGAGCTGGGAATACACGCTTCTGAGAGGGTACTTCAAGTCCTCTTATGTTTAAATTCCTGTTTTAGTTGGCAACTTTTATAAGTGAAATGTTATCTACAGTTTCTTGGGATTCTTATGCGAGTGGGGGTAGCAATAAACCCAATGGGTGTGAGCATTGCAAATTATACGAATAATTTAATTTCTGAATTAGTCAAGATAACCAATGATGATTTTGAGATATTTCTTATCGATTTCTTTACGGGAAAGATAATTGAAGATATCTCTCCAGAGGATAATTTAGTGCCGATTATGAAACAGGTCAACATGTTATCTTTTTCTAAGATACTTATGAGGCAAACAATTTATAGTGGAAAACTCCAATCAAAGATTATCGAGAAGAAAATAGACGTTGTCCATGTGCCCTTCCTTGGTAGGCCCGCTCCGCCTATTCCCCTTGCATTCTCCAAAGTTAAGGTTGTTGTTACAAACCATGGTATGGCAAATCTAGCGTTGCCAAAGTCTTACTTTTATAGAAAAAATGATTTAGCTAGGAAAATGTTTGATTTTACTCAGGTATTACAATGGCATCTAATTAAAGATAGACTTGCTACAATTATCACTGTTTCACATAGCGAAAAATATAATATTGCTAAAAATCTTAACATATCTCTTGATAAAATCAGAGTCATCTATCATGGAGTGTCTGATGAATTTAGACCAATAAGCGATAAAAGAGAGCTAGAAGAAACTTTCAAAAAGTATGGGGTTAATCAACCCTATATCTTTCACCTAAGTGCATATCAACCAAAGAAAAATCTCGTGGGAGTTTTGAAGGCATTTGCCGTTGCTAAGAAAAAATATAGAATCCCAGATAGATTAGTAATTGGGGGTAAACAACCTACCATTATTAAAGATATAACAAAATCGCTAAATATTCAAGATGATGTTATTTTTACAGGATTTATTGCAAATAAAGACTTACCAAAATTATATAGCGGGGCAAAATTCTTTATTTTTCCATCATTTCATGAAAGTTTTGGACTTCCAATTTTAGAGGCCATGGCATCTGGGACTCCGGTAATAACGTCTAATGTGTTCTCCCTAAGAGAATTAGGCGAGGGTGTGGCATTATTAGTTAATCCATATAACCTAAACGAAATAGCTGAAGCTATGTATACCCTCTCTGTAGATAATGTACTCCGAAGAAAACTTAGGAATAAAGGCCTTAAGAAAGCACAAGAGTTCTCATGGGAAGTTACTGCTAAAAAGCATTTAAAAGTTTACCAAGAAGCATTGGCATCTTGACAATTATTGTTGGTCTTTTAAGACCTCTTTGTACACCTTGAGGGTCTCTCTTGCTATTCTATCCCATGTAAATCTCTGTGCATATTCGTGTATCTTTTCTCTGTCCCAATCGAGGTCTAGAGCTTTCATAATTTTCTCTGCGAGATCTTCTGGATTTCCTGGATCAACAAGAAGCCCATATTCATTGGAGGTTATTATTTCAGGAACACCCCCTACTTTGGTTCCTACAAATGGCACCCCACAACCTAGTGCCTCGAACATAACAGTTGGATTTCCTTCACTTAAACTTGGTAGTACAAATATGTCCGCTGAATTCATCCATAATGGTACTTCCTGATGGGGAACTTTGCCAGCAAGAAAGACATATTCTTGTAAGTTTAAATTTTTAATTAATTTCTTTAATTCTTTTTTCAACTGACCATCCCCTACCAATATACAAAGAACATCCTGTCTTTCTTTGATTACGTATTTCATAGCATTTACTAAAATATGTTGCCCTTTTATTTTTGCTAGATTACCTACGCATACTATTATTTTTTTATTGATTGGTAGTCCTAGTGCCTCTCTTGCATGTTTCTGGGGAAGAGGATAGAACATTGTGGGATTGAACCCATTGGGAATTACAGTAATTGGCGGAGTTTTATGGCATATTTTCTTAATATATTTCGCTGTGTTATTGCTAGATGCAATAATATGATCTGGTTTGGAAAGGATGTATTTCATTATCTTTAGCCAGAACCCTCCTCTCTGAGCGACATAATAAAAACCCAGACCGTGTATTGTCACTATTTTGGGAATGTTAAAATATTCTCCAATATTTATCGCGGCATATCCAGATGGCCATCTAAATTGTCCATGAACAATATCAAAGTTTGTGTTTTCTTTTTTTAAATAATCAATGAATTTTTTTGTTACAAGATTCCCAAGTCTTTTATTCCTACCATCTGGGATTAAATAATACATTGGCACTACCTGAATTTTGACATTTTGGGGAGTATTATTTGTGTCAATTAGATTCTCTTTTGTAAATAGCCGTACCCAGTCAATATATCCCCCCACAGGTATAACTTTTGATAGTTCAACAAGGGGATTATAATGAACAAGCACAACAATTTCTTCTATGTATTTTGATAATGCTTCTACCCAGTGTTTTATGTAAAATCTATAAAATGGAGCAATAACCAAAAGGCGTCCTATGTCCATTATTGAACACCCCAGTACAATAATTTAGGAGATGTTAGTTTCTCTAAGTTTTTCATGAATATCTCCGAAAGTTCCTCATCTACAATCGGCTTCTGCTCCTTTGGATCGTTTTTAAGATTAAATATCCAAGCAACGCCATCGTCTTTAGAATAAATAAATTTGAGCTTTCTAAAAATCAATGCCTTCTTCTCATGCCCATGTATTGTGTTTTCAGTAAGGATCATTCTCCTTTTGGATGCATTGAATATGCTTGTTCCATCAAACAGAATACTATGTTGAATATCGAGTAGCTCTAACAATGTTGGCACAATGTCTACACCGCTAACTAGCCTGTCCTTTTCTTCCCTTCTAGGAACACCCGGACCTGTCATTATTAGTGGAACCTGAATAAGCTCATTGAACACACTATGACCATGTCCTATCCCTGCGTAGCCGCGTATGTCGTAGAAATATTTAGCCTCTACCTCTGCGTGATCCCAAAACTCTTCGCCATGATCTGCTGTGATTATTAGGATTGTATTATCTGTTAATCCTTGATCTTCAAGAAATGCATAGAATTGTTCTAATGTGTAATCTACATATCTTAAAGTGTTATCATACAGTAAAATCTTGTTTTCCTTGAACTCTTCAAATTCTCTTCCTTTTTGATTTTCGGGCTTTTGGAAATCTCCCCAGTATTCAATTTTATATAGCTTTTTGACTTTACCAAAATAATTGTAGAACTTCTGAGGTGGTGTAATTGGTTCGTGTAAGTCTTTCAAATGAATGTGTGCAAAAAAGTTGTCTTTCTGTTTTCCTATCCAGTCTTTTAGGTCATTTAAAATGACCTCTGCATCTGTTAAAGAATTAAGCTTTTGTTCGTGAAACCTTCTTCTCACAGAAAGCATTGCAAGATCAATTCCAGAATTAAAGTAAGTTGCATACCCAAATAGTGCCAAGATTTCGCTCAATGTTAAGATGTTACCTTTTAATGGCTTTAACTTGGATAAATCAAACTTTCTATCATATCCATCTAGAATTGCTCCGTGATTGTGGGGGTAAAACCCCGTAAGGAGAGATGCAACAGCAGGATAAGTCCATGGGGAAGTCGCAATTAGCGATGCCTTATATCCTTTAAGCGAATCTAAAAATGGTGTGGTTTCCCTTTGATAGCCATTGTAAGATAAATGAGTATTTCTAAGGCAATCAATTGTTACTAAAATAATATTTTTGTCTGGCTTACTTGATATGTCTAAAAACTTCTCTGCAGAGGGTTTTATTTTTCTGATTCTCTTTTTAAAATACTCTTTATCCTTTGGTGCATTTTTCTCAAACTTAACTTTATCATAAAATTTGCGAATCATTTTGTACAGTCTTATGTTTCTCTTAATTGTCTTATCAATTATTGATTCCATGAATGTCATCCCTGTCTCCTCCTAATCAAAAATTTAAACAGTCTCTCATACTCCTTCGCAACCTTCTCCCAGTTATATTGCCTCTTTATTCTTCTAATCTGCGTCTTCTTTATAAGCCTTAAGTCGAACCCTCCCCTTTCGAGCATTTCCATTTTGTTAGCTAAATCTTCGGCATCTTTAAAGTATATTCCTCCCTCTTGCAGAACTTCTTTGTTAAACGGCACATCATAAGCCAATATTGGTCTCTTAAACAGCATCTGCTCAAGTAGAGAGGGATTTGTTCCTCCAACTTCATAAGCGTGAATGTAAGCAAAGCAGTTTTTCCTCAAAACTCCGAGGACTTCTTTATCATAGATTGGATTTAGCAGAATTATGTTCTCATCGTCCTCCTTCAATTTGAAAAGGTACTTTGTATAGGGATCCTTTTTATTGAAGTTCCCTACGATAACAAGCTTCTTGGTAGAGTTCGCTTTCTTGAATCCTTCAATTTCTAAGTGAATATTGTTCTCGGCAACTATACGGGCAACTGTCAGGTAATATTCTCTAGGTTTAAGTCCAAATTTATCAAGGATTTCCATTTCCTCTTTTTTTGAGAACTTTGGCGGAAGAAGTTCCCTTGCACCATAGGCAATGTAAACTACATTCTCTACCTTATGCGTCCTTTCTAAGTGATCCTTTATCCCACCAGAATCTGCAATGGTAATTTCGGGCAATTTACAGGATAAGTACTCCATTAGATACATGTAAACCATCGTGGTGAGATACAACGGGATCATGTAAAACGGAATATAGTGGCTTCTCTTTATTAAACGCTTCCACTCGATTCCATCTGGATTTATAACGACTTTTTTCTTGAATAACTTGGCAATAATTGCTGATAATGCTCCATCTGGAGCTACGTAGTACACAACGTCGATATCCTTAGAATGTCTAAGAAGAAGGTATGTCGTGGCGATCACATCGTTCACAGAGGGTATGGTCACACTTTTCCCCTGAATTGATGGAACGTGCACTCTGATTATGCCATTATACCCATCCTCAAAGAATCTATTCGATTCAGACGTGACGTATATTTGAAACCCTTTTTCCATTAGTCTCTTGGAGATCTCTTCAACAAAAGTCTCATTTCCCCCATATTTGGCGGGAATCCCCCTGGAACCTATGAATGCGATTCTCATATTGATTTCATCCCCCTATGCTCACTCCCTCACCATCTTCGCCAGCACGTTCAGCGTCAGCCCGGCAACGAACAACTGGATCCCGATTATCGCGAAGATCCCCGAGCCGATGGCGGGGGTAAGGTAGACGGTGCCCTCCTCGTAGTAGGGCAGGAACGCTAGGTATCCGAGAACGATGGCAGCAAGGAACGAGAGGAGGCTCAGCGTCCCGAAGAGCAACAGGGGTCTCTTGTACCCAATCAGGCTCACAATGTCCGCCAGCACTCCAAACCCATGGGCCAGGGGGTTCTTCTTGTGCTTGTTCGGGACATCATAGCAGACGGTTATCGGCACCTCTTTAATCCTCACTCCCTTCTCGGCCAGGTGCACCAGCATATCGCTCTCCACGCTGTAGCCGTTGCTGTTTATCTTCATCAGTTCACCTAGGGCTTTTCTGTTCATCGCCCTGAAGCCCGACTGGGAGTCTGTGATCTTCAGCGTCCCGTTCAGGCTCACGTTCGTGGTGGCGTTCAGGACCCACAGGCCGAGCCTCCTGTAGAAGGGGATGTTCTTCTTGGCCCCGTCCAGGAACCTTGACCCTATGACCATGTCGGCTTCATCATTAAGAATTGGCTCAAGGAGTTTGGGTATCTCCTCGGGGTTGTGCTGCCCGTCGGCGTCCAGGCACACCACAATATCATAGCCTTTTTCTGTAGCATACTTGAAGGCCGTCTTAAGGGCCTGGGCCTTCCCCATGTTCCGGGGGTGCTGTATAACGTGGGCCCCGGCAGAAATGGCGATGTCATAAGTCTTGTCCTTACTCCCATCATCGACTACCAGAACATCACCGTACCTCTTAGAAAGGGCTACCACAGACCCAATGGTCAGCCCCTCATTGTACGCTGGAATAGCGATCAGGATGTTATGCCCCATAATTCCCACCGGTGACATCGTTGCAGTATTTCCAAATTTTAGCAATACTACCAATAATTCAAATCATATATATACCAGGAATCCAAGTAACTTCTATTGTCTGTTCCTTTTAAGTTTTTCTAACTATGGGAGATATTTTGGTTCGCGTGTGGAACGTTATTTGGTGGGAATCGTCCCTATTAGTGTCGAATATAGAACATTTTTTGACATTATGGTGCTTTTAGAGCCACTATTCATGCTGAAACTTGAATAATGTTCCCCTCTGGACATCCAAAGGGCATCTTAATGACGTTCGGGTCATCCACTGTGGCTGGAATTCTGCGCTGATTTATTTCAATCTCTCCCCTGTAGTCTCATGGAGAATCTCTGCCAGTGCCGGGGTGTCGCTGTTTCCATCACCGAAAACTTTTTAAATCCTCTTCCCTCCCTAATTTCGGACACGCCCCGGTGGTGTAGCCCGGTCAATCATGCGGGACTCTCGATCCCGC
This region includes:
- a CDS encoding glycosyltransferase, with translation MDIGRLLVIAPFYRFYIKHWVEALSKYIEEIVVLVHYNPLVELSKVIPVGGYIDWVRLFTKENLIDTNNTPQNVKIQVVPMYYLIPDGRNKRLGNLVTKKFIDYLKKENTNFDIVHGQFRWPSGYAAINIGEYFNIPKIVTIHGLGFYYVAQRGGFWLKIMKYILSKPDHIIASSNNTAKYIKKICHKTPPITVIPNGFNPTMFYPLPQKHAREALGLPINKKIIVCVGNLAKIKGQHILVNAMKYVIKERQDVLCILVGDGQLKKELKKLIKNLNLQEYVFLAGKVPHQEVPLWMNSADIFVLPSLSEGNPTVMFEALGCGVPFVGTKVGGVPEIITSNEYGLLVDPGNPEDLAEKIMKALDLDWDREKIHEYAQRFTWDRIARETLKVYKEVLKDQQ
- a CDS encoding glycosyltransferase family 1 protein, with product MGVAINPMGVSIANYTNNLISELVKITNDDFEIFLIDFFTGKIIEDISPEDNLVPIMKQVNMLSFSKILMRQTIYSGKLQSKIIEKKIDVVHVPFLGRPAPPIPLAFSKVKVVVTNHGMANLALPKSYFYRKNDLARKMFDFTQVLQWHLIKDRLATIITVSHSEKYNIAKNLNISLDKIRVIYHGVSDEFRPISDKRELEETFKKYGVNQPYIFHLSAYQPKKNLVGVLKAFAVAKKKYRIPDRLVIGGKQPTIIKDITKSLNIQDDVIFTGFIANKDLPKLYSGAKFFIFPSFHESFGLPILEAMASGTPVITSNVFSLRELGEGVALLVNPYNLNEIAEAMYTLSVDNVLRRKLRNKGLKKAQEFSWEVTAKKHLKVYQEALAS
- a CDS encoding glycosyltransferase family 2 protein, which codes for MSPVGIMGHNILIAIPAYNEGLTIGSVVALSKRYGDVLVVDDGSKDKTYDIAISAGAHVIQHPRNMGKAQALKTAFKYATEKGYDIVVCLDADGQHNPEEIPKLLEPILNDEADMVIGSRFLDGAKKNIPFYRRLGLWVLNATTNVSLNGTLKITDSQSGFRAMNRKALGELMKINSNGYSVESDMLVHLAEKGVRIKEVPITVCYDVPNKHKKNPLAHGFGVLADIVSLIGYKRPLLLFGTLSLLSFLAAIVLGYLAFLPYYEEGTVYLTPAIGSGIFAIIGIQLFVAGLTLNVLAKMVRE
- a CDS encoding sulfatase translates to MTFMESIIDKTIKRNIRLYKMIRKFYDKVKFEKNAPKDKEYFKKRIRKIKPSAEKFLDISSKPDKNIILVTIDCLRNTHLSYNGYQRETTPFLDSLKGYKASLIATSPWTYPAVASLLTGFYPHNHGAILDGYDRKFDLSKLKPLKGNILTLSEILALFGYATYFNSGIDLAMLSVRRRFHEQKLNSLTDAEVILNDLKDWIGKQKDNFFAHIHLKDLHEPITPPQKFYNYFGKVKKLYKIEYWGDFQKPENQKGREFEEFKENKILLYDNTLRYVDYTLEQFYAFLEDQGLTDNTILIITADHGEEFWDHAEVEAKYFYDIRGYAGIGHGHSVFNELIQVPLIMTGPGVPRREEKDRLVSGVDIVPTLLELLDIQHSILFDGTSIFNASKRRMILTENTIHGHEKKALIFRKLKFIYSKDDGVAWIFNLKNDPKEQKPIVDEELSEIFMKNLEKLTSPKLLYWGVQ
- a CDS encoding DUF1972 domain-containing protein, with product MRIAFIGSRGIPAKYGGNETFVEEISKRLMEKGFQIYVTSESNRFFEDGYNGIIRVHVPSIQGKSVTIPSVNDVIATTYLLLRHSKDIDVVYYVAPDGALSAIIAKLFKKKVVINPDGIEWKRLIKRSHYIPFYMIPLYLTTMVYMYLMEYLSCKLPEITIADSGGIKDHLERTHKVENVVYIAYGARELLPPKFSKKEEMEILDKFGLKPREYYLTVARIVAENNIHLEIEGFKKANSTKKLVIVGNFNKKDPYTKYLFKLKEDDENIILLNPIYDKEVLGVLRKNCFAYIHAYEVGGTNPSLLEQMLFKRPILAYDVPFNKEVLQEGGIYFKDAEDLANKMEMLERGGFDLRLIKKTQIRRIKRQYNWEKVAKEYERLFKFLIRRRQG